A genome region from Staphylococcus capitis subsp. capitis includes the following:
- a CDS encoding DUF1129 family protein, whose product MKSTAQLTKENNVKSLRLNNTDREIFENYMTYIRADLSVNPHDSELMLNRILKHLIRAEDKGMLAMEFFDHDPKAHAKKEIKALPNETIKNIFKYIYHNFIFLIGIFCFLKGFIGFFIGGDSNYLYLYTFPITVIVGLFIIFLFIWMSFRTVQLQCFNNSHWVWWLTYGVIALLLITLFYVFFIPQSFLAFGPYINVSNWTFIIIFILITPVAFYVDHHFYDRDANTRM is encoded by the coding sequence ATGAAATCTACAGCACAATTAACAAAGGAGAATAATGTTAAATCATTACGGCTTAACAACACAGATCGTGAAATATTTGAGAATTACATGACGTATATTCGCGCAGACTTAAGTGTGAATCCTCATGATTCAGAACTAATGTTAAATCGCATTTTGAAACATTTGATTCGTGCTGAAGATAAAGGCATGCTAGCAATGGAGTTTTTTGATCATGATCCTAAAGCACATGCTAAAAAAGAAATAAAAGCACTACCGAACGAAACAATTAAGAACATTTTTAAGTATATATATCATAATTTTATATTTTTAATAGGGATATTTTGCTTTCTAAAGGGGTTCATTGGCTTTTTTATTGGAGGAGATAGTAACTATTTATATCTATATACTTTTCCAATAACTGTAATCGTTGGTCTCTTTATCATTTTCTTGTTTATATGGATGAGTTTTAGGACAGTTCAATTGCAATGTTTTAATAATTCACACTGGGTCTGGTGGTTAACATACGGGGTCATAGCTTTGCTACTAATCACCCTATTCTATGTGTTTTTTATTCCACAGTCATTTTTAGCCTTTGGTCCCTATATTAATGTAAGTAATTGGACATTTATTATTATCTTCATTTTAATTACACCTGTTGCTTTCTATGTCGACCATCATTTCTATGATAGAGACGCTAATACACGCATGTAA
- a CDS encoding N-acetyltransferase translates to MKRITLEDEGWINEIATIHEHLISENELDYQVTSTSIALRYEMIISRLKYADDHILINEYVGSLKGFIWGHYEPQLKIVQIEVLYVKPDFRRQGIATHLKRDIEQWANLLGAISIESTVNKDNSDMINLNKVLGYQTSHLKMSKNLKGKNE, encoded by the coding sequence ATGAAGAGAATTACTTTGGAAGATGAGGGTTGGATTAATGAAATTGCGACAATACATGAACATTTAATTTCAGAAAATGAATTAGATTATCAAGTAACTTCAACATCAATTGCATTAAGATATGAAATGATTATTTCAAGACTAAAATATGCAGATGATCATATTTTAATAAATGAATATGTGGGCAGTCTCAAAGGGTTTATTTGGGGGCATTATGAACCGCAGCTTAAAATAGTACAAATTGAAGTCTTGTACGTAAAACCAGACTTTAGAAGACAAGGAATTGCTACACATCTAAAACGCGATATTGAGCAGTGGGCAAATTTACTCGGTGCTATAAGTATTGAAAGTACAGTTAATAAAGATAACAGCGACATGATTAATCTAAATAAAGTTTTAGGATATCAAACATCGCATCTAAAAATGTCTAAAAATTTAAAGGGAAAAAATGAATAA
- a CDS encoding undecaprenyl-diphosphate phosphatase, which translates to MFLLELIKGIILGIVEGLTEFAPVSSTGHMILVDDMWLKSTKFLGEQSAFTFKVVIQLGSVFAAAWVFRDRFLEILHIGHHKPNNESNVKRRSQPKRLNLLHVLVGMIPAGILGFLFDDLIEKYLFSVPTVMIGLFIGAIYMILADKYSERVQHPQTVDQINYFQAFVIGISQAIAMWPGFSRSGSTISTGVFMKLNHKAASDFTFIMSVPIMLAASGLSLLKHYEYIHLAHIPFYLLGFLAAFIVGLIAIKTFLHLINKVKLIPFAIYRIVLVVVIAILYFGFGIGKGI; encoded by the coding sequence ATGTTTTTACTTGAATTGATAAAAGGCATCATTTTAGGTATCGTTGAAGGACTTACTGAGTTCGCCCCTGTATCTTCTACAGGACATATGATACTCGTTGATGATATGTGGTTAAAGTCCACTAAATTTTTAGGTGAACAATCTGCGTTTACCTTCAAAGTTGTTATCCAACTTGGGTCTGTATTTGCAGCGGCATGGGTATTCCGAGATCGTTTCTTAGAAATATTACATATAGGTCATCATAAACCTAATAATGAAAGTAATGTTAAACGCCGTTCTCAACCTAAGCGATTGAATTTATTACATGTATTAGTAGGTATGATACCAGCAGGTATTCTAGGTTTTTTATTTGATGATTTAATTGAAAAATATTTATTCAGTGTTCCTACTGTTATGATTGGCTTATTCATAGGTGCGATTTACATGATTTTAGCTGATAAATATTCTGAGAGGGTTCAACATCCTCAAACAGTAGATCAAATTAATTATTTCCAAGCATTTGTCATTGGTATCTCACAAGCGATTGCAATGTGGCCAGGTTTCAGTAGATCTGGTTCTACTATTTCAACAGGTGTATTTATGAAATTAAATCATAAAGCAGCTTCAGATTTTACATTTATTATGTCAGTACCAATTATGCTTGCAGCAAGCGGTTTATCTTTACTAAAACATTATGAGTATATTCACTTAGCACATATTCCTTTCTATTTACTAGGATTCTTAGCAGCGTTTATTGTTGGTTTAATTGCTATTAAGACATTCTTACATTTAATTAATAAAGTTAAATTAATTCCATTTGCCATTTACCGAATTGTATTAGTTGTAGTCATTGCAATCCTTTACTTCGGTTTTGGCATCGGAAAAGGAATCTAA
- a CDS encoding TIGR00730 family Rossman fold protein — MKRIAVYCGASKGKDPSYVKEAYELGKYMAEQGYELVFGAGSVGIMGAIQDGVLDHGGKAIGVMPKMLDEREITSQKVSELILVDSMHERKNKMTELADAFVMAPGGAGSLEEFFEMYSWAQIGIHQKPIGVFNLNGFFKPLQALIDHMIKEGFIDKKYQKLAPLFDTKEALLEGLNNYKPLGVRTYD, encoded by the coding sequence ATTAAAAGAATTGCGGTTTATTGTGGAGCAAGCAAAGGCAAAGATCCTTCATACGTTAAAGAAGCCTATGAGTTAGGAAAATATATGGCGGAACAAGGCTATGAACTTGTTTTTGGAGCTGGCTCAGTAGGAATTATGGGTGCTATACAAGATGGTGTCCTAGATCACGGCGGTAAAGCCATCGGTGTTATGCCTAAGATGTTAGACGAACGAGAAATCACGAGTCAAAAAGTGAGTGAACTTATTTTAGTTGATTCAATGCATGAACGTAAGAATAAAATGACAGAATTAGCAGATGCCTTTGTAATGGCTCCTGGGGGTGCCGGTTCTCTCGAAGAATTCTTCGAAATGTATAGCTGGGCACAAATTGGTATCCATCAAAAGCCAATAGGTGTCTTCAATTTAAACGGTTTCTTTAAACCCTTACAAGCACTCATTGACCATATGATTAAAGAGGGCTTTATTGATAAAAAATATCAAAAATTAGCACCATTATTTGATACAAAAGAAGCATTGTTAGAAGGTTTAAATAATTACAAACCACTTGGTGTACGTACATATGATTAG
- a CDS encoding DUF402 domain-containing protein yields MKVKYIDKRHWRRLVEREYTEVKVNNNRFKGIIGLVTMKKVREPLEVTVVGQNIIVADDNYRWLQILPEKKRYSITVMFDDKGNPLEYYFDINIKNITQKGNARTLDLCLDVLVLPTGEYELVDEDDLMYALQNKQISKKQYHEAYIIAHQLMIEIEENFSEVQDKVMHCYNKIYHKSLRNKHKRPFKPKNKRKQHRRKAK; encoded by the coding sequence GTGAAAGTAAAATATATAGATAAACGTCACTGGCGTCGCCTGGTAGAGAGAGAGTATACAGAGGTTAAAGTTAATAATAATAGATTTAAAGGTATTATAGGCTTGGTCACGATGAAAAAGGTTCGTGAGCCTTTAGAGGTGACGGTAGTTGGACAAAACATAATAGTTGCGGATGACAATTATAGATGGTTGCAAATACTACCAGAAAAAAAGCGATATAGTATTACAGTCATGTTTGATGATAAAGGTAATCCGCTAGAATATTATTTTGATATTAATATTAAGAATATCACTCAAAAGGGAAATGCTCGTACGTTAGATTTATGTTTAGATGTGCTAGTGTTACCTACAGGAGAATATGAACTTGTAGATGAAGATGATTTGATGTATGCCTTACAAAATAAGCAAATTTCTAAGAAACAATACCACGAGGCTTATATTATTGCACATCAACTAATGATTGAAATTGAAGAGAACTTTTCAGAAGTTCAAGATAAGGTCATGCATTGTTACAACAAAATTTATCATAAATCTCTAAGAAATAAGCATAAACGTCCTTTTAAACCGAAAAATAAACGTAAACAGCACCGACGTAAAGCGAAGTGA
- a CDS encoding LysR family transcriptional regulator: MKIDDYRLLITLDETKTLRKAAEILYISQPAVTQRLKAIESSFGVEIFIRTKKQLITTTEGAMIIDHARDMLKRERLFFDKMQAHIGEVNGTISIGCSSLIGQTLLPEVLSLYNTQFPNVEIQVQVGSTEQIKANHRDYHVMITRGNKVMNLSNTHLFNDDHYFIYPKDRREDVTKLPFIEFQADPIYINQIKQWYNDNLGQDYHATITVDQVATCKEMLLSGVGVTILPEIMMKHIDKNMFEFEKVSIDDEPLIRSTYMSYDGSMLQLPQVDSFVNLMLNFIR; this comes from the coding sequence ATGAAAATTGATGATTATCGTTTACTCATCACACTAGATGAAACAAAAACGTTACGTAAAGCGGCAGAGATATTATATATTTCGCAACCAGCAGTGACTCAACGTTTAAAAGCGATTGAGAGTTCGTTTGGAGTAGAAATTTTTATTCGTACAAAAAAGCAATTGATCACTACAACTGAAGGCGCTATGATTATTGATCATGCGCGTGATATGTTGAAACGTGAACGCTTATTCTTTGATAAAATGCAGGCACACATCGGAGAGGTAAATGGTACGATTTCGATAGGATGTTCGTCTTTAATCGGACAAACGTTACTACCCGAAGTATTGAGCTTATACAACACACAGTTTCCTAACGTAGAAATTCAAGTTCAAGTAGGATCTACTGAACAGATAAAAGCAAATCATCGCGATTATCACGTAATGATTACGAGAGGGAATAAAGTGATGAATTTATCTAATACGCATTTATTTAATGACGATCACTATTTTATTTATCCTAAAGATCGACGTGAGGATGTTACAAAATTACCATTTATAGAATTTCAAGCAGATCCAATATACATTAATCAAATTAAGCAATGGTACAATGATAATTTAGGTCAAGATTATCATGCAACGATAACGGTGGACCAAGTTGCGACTTGTAAAGAAATGCTATTAAGTGGTGTAGGTGTAACGATTTTACCAGAAATTATGATGAAGCATATTGATAAAAATATGTTTGAATTTGAGAAGGTTAGTATTGATGATGAACCTCTCATACGTTCAACTTATATGAGTTATGATGGAAGTATGTTACAACTGCCTCAAGTAGATTCATTTGTTAATTTAATGTTGAATTTTATTCGATGA
- the cydC gene encoding thiol reductant ABC exporter subunit CydC, giving the protein MKSRIHFRKDKDLLLAIIVGVAGGLVALAMFFLSGYMVTQSALGAPLYALMVLVVTVKMFGFLRAITRYIERLLSHRTTFTMLRDVRVQFLNKLFPAVPDVYRKFNSSDLITRMVSRVEALQNIFLRVYYPPVVIGLTAIVSIITLIFISPMHSCLIALSMILTLWIVPWISAKKARILKRQVALHQSNFLQRFYDYKEGDEELRRFRQRDEFKVDVMHRLNQYDSMQSKERRFLSLYDYILNLIAMVSIFLSLVIGVQQVQSGHLDVVYITSIVLMILTLFEQAVPMSNVAYYKADTDQALDEINDVINAPQSNIMHPLKYTDSTMSLFEMNDVTFSYWYQQTPVLHNIDLTIQEGEKVAIIGPSGSGKSTLLQVMLGLYHVDQGIVKLKRQIVTDIDEEDKYHKMNGMLQSQHMFDGTVRDNLFSEKEDAVLIQVLQSVGLGYLDLERNVSLDGENLSGGEKQRLSLARLLLRDSADIWILDEPTTALDLENTTKMMNLIESSSETLIIATHDLDVLPRFDKIIVMIDGEIKESGSYESLLKGNGYLSQMIEINHSSRA; this is encoded by the coding sequence TTGAAATCGCGCATTCATTTTCGAAAAGATAAAGATTTACTTCTAGCTATTATAGTTGGAGTAGCAGGTGGCCTTGTAGCATTAGCAATGTTCTTCTTAAGTGGTTATATGGTGACACAAAGTGCATTAGGGGCACCATTATATGCACTAATGGTCTTAGTGGTTACTGTAAAAATGTTTGGCTTCTTAAGAGCGATAACACGATATATTGAGAGATTGTTATCACATAGAACGACTTTCACGATGTTAAGAGATGTAAGAGTACAGTTTCTTAATAAATTATTTCCAGCGGTTCCTGATGTCTATAGAAAATTTAATTCAAGTGACTTGATTACACGTATGGTAAGCCGAGTTGAAGCGTTACAAAATATATTTTTAAGAGTTTATTATCCTCCAGTAGTGATAGGCTTAACAGCTATTGTGTCTATCATTACATTAATTTTCATATCACCGATGCATTCATGTCTTATTGCACTAAGTATGATACTCACTCTATGGATAGTTCCGTGGATAAGTGCTAAAAAAGCCCGAATACTTAAAAGACAGGTAGCTTTGCATCAAAGTAACTTTCTACAACGTTTTTATGATTATAAAGAAGGTGATGAGGAATTAAGACGCTTTCGACAAAGAGATGAATTTAAAGTAGATGTTATGCATCGTCTAAATCAATATGACAGTATGCAATCAAAAGAACGTCGTTTTTTATCCTTGTATGATTATATATTGAATCTCATAGCAATGGTTTCAATATTTCTCAGTTTAGTTATTGGAGTGCAACAGGTTCAATCTGGTCATTTAGATGTTGTTTATATAACGAGTATTGTGCTGATGATTTTAACTTTATTTGAACAGGCAGTACCAATGAGTAATGTTGCATATTATAAAGCTGATACTGATCAAGCGTTGGATGAAATTAACGATGTTATAAATGCGCCCCAATCTAACATAATGCATCCATTGAAATATACAGATTCGACGATGTCATTATTTGAAATGAATGATGTTACTTTTAGTTATTGGTATCAACAAACTCCTGTACTTCACAACATTGATTTAACTATTCAAGAAGGTGAGAAAGTTGCTATTATTGGTCCTTCAGGTTCTGGGAAAAGTACTCTGCTACAAGTGATGTTAGGTCTATATCATGTTGATCAAGGAATCGTTAAGTTAAAACGTCAAATAGTTACGGATATTGATGAAGAAGACAAGTATCATAAGATGAATGGTATGTTACAGTCTCAACACATGTTTGATGGAACGGTACGAGATAATTTATTTTCAGAGAAAGAGGATGCTGTATTAATTCAAGTACTTCAATCTGTAGGGCTAGGTTATCTAGACTTAGAGAGAAATGTATCGCTAGACGGAGAGAATCTGTCTGGTGGCGAAAAACAACGGTTAAGCTTAGCTAGACTTTTACTCAGAGATTCAGCTGACATATGGATTTTAGATGAACCTACGACTGCATTAGATTTAGAAAATACTACTAAAATGATGAATTTAATTGAATCATCTTCAGAAACGTTAATTATTGCTACACATGATTTAGATGTATTACCACGTTTCGATAAAATTATAGTTATGATTGATGGAGAAATTAAAGAAAGCGGTTCTTATGAAAGTTTATTAAAAGGTAATGGTTATCTATCCCAGATGATTGAGATCAACCATAGTTCAAGAGCTTAA
- a CDS encoding GNAT family N-acetyltransferase yields the protein MGTYIETERLKLRDWEEKDLLPFQKMNANQQVRRYFPSLLSYRRSELDMRKMDEIIKDNGIGLFAVELKETGEWLGFIGLNYIPEDSKYPFKELPFYEIGWRLIPEVWGNGLATEGAQAVLTYAKEKGITELYSFTSETNLPSRKVMEKIGMSFLDNFEFPDLSKYHPLKRHVRYYIELLPSQSEG from the coding sequence ATGGGAACTTACATTGAAACTGAACGTTTGAAGTTGCGTGATTGGGAAGAAAAGGATTTATTACCATTTCAGAAAATGAATGCAAATCAGCAAGTACGTAGATACTTTCCAAGTTTATTAAGTTACCGTCGTTCAGAGTTAGATATGAGAAAAATGGATGAAATTATCAAAGATAATGGAATCGGACTTTTTGCGGTTGAATTGAAGGAAACCGGTGAATGGTTAGGTTTTATCGGATTAAACTACATCCCCGAAGACAGCAAATATCCTTTTAAAGAACTGCCTTTTTATGAAATAGGTTGGAGATTAATTCCTGAAGTTTGGGGTAATGGATTAGCTACTGAAGGAGCACAAGCTGTTTTGACATACGCAAAAGAAAAAGGAATTACAGAGTTATATAGTTTTACATCTGAAACAAATTTACCTTCAAGAAAGGTAATGGAGAAAATAGGAATGAGCTTCTTAGATAACTTTGAATTTCCAGATCTCAGTAAATACCATCCCCTCAAACGCCATGTTAGATATTACATAGAACTACTTCCTTCACAAAGTGAAGGTTAG
- a CDS encoding DUF456 domain-containing protein, which translates to MTAVLWILIILMFVLAFVGLIKPIIPSVLVMWIGSIIYQIGFNDGRLSWIFYVAMIIFTVFILVADFMMNKYFVNRFGGSKVGEYTALVGVIVGCFVFPPFGIILVPLIAVFVVELLNGFDFKKALKVSLGSVIAFLASTVAQAIIMVMMVIWFFVDVFLIN; encoded by the coding sequence ATGACAGCAGTTTTATGGATACTTATTATCCTCATGTTTGTCTTAGCATTTGTAGGTTTAATTAAGCCAATTATTCCATCAGTGCTTGTCATGTGGATAGGATCTATCATTTATCAAATAGGTTTTAACGATGGACGTTTATCATGGATATTTTACGTAGCTATGATCATTTTCACTGTATTTATTCTTGTCGCAGATTTCATGATGAATAAATATTTTGTTAATCGTTTTGGCGGAAGTAAGGTAGGTGAGTATACGGCACTTGTAGGTGTTATAGTCGGGTGTTTCGTATTCCCGCCATTTGGCATCATATTAGTGCCGTTAATTGCAGTATTTGTTGTTGAATTATTAAACGGTTTTGATTTTAAGAAAGCTTTAAAGGTAAGTTTAGGCTCTGTTATAGCTTTTCTGGCTAGCACGGTGGCTCAAGCTATAATTATGGTCATGATGGTGATTTGGTTCTTTGTAGATGTGTTCTTAATTAATTAA
- a CDS encoding sugar efflux transporter — MFTALFHIKNYKLFVVNMMLLGMGIAVTVPYLVLFATKDLGMTTTQYGLLLALAAVSQFTVNSIIARFSDTHNVNRKVLIITALFMGAVSFSIYFYVHQIWLFIVLYAIFQGLFAPAMPQLYASARESINISSSRDRAKFANTVLRSMFSLGFLFGPFIGSQLIELNGYTALFGGTVAILLFTLVLQVFFYQNLPVEHQISSQQHVEKSAPNMFRDKALFIPFIAFILLHIGQWMYTMNMPLFVTNYLKERDSYVGYLASLCAGLEVPFMVILGILSAKLPTRTLLLIGSIFGGAFYFSIGVFKNFYMMLAGQVFLAIFLAILLGLGISYFQDILPDFPGYASTLFANAMVIGQLCGNLLGGVMSHWVGLENVFFVSATSILVGMILIFFTKDQIITEEDME; from the coding sequence ATGTTTACAGCACTGTTTCATATCAAAAACTATAAACTGTTTGTTGTGAATATGATGCTACTCGGCATGGGTATAGCAGTGACTGTACCATACCTCGTCCTATTCGCTACAAAAGATTTAGGAATGACAACAACTCAATACGGTTTATTGTTAGCATTAGCTGCAGTAAGTCAATTCACAGTAAACTCAATCATTGCTAGGTTTTCTGATACACATAATGTTAATAGAAAAGTCCTAATTATTACTGCGCTGTTCATGGGAGCGGTAAGCTTTTCTATTTATTTTTATGTGCATCAAATATGGTTATTTATTGTTTTATATGCAATTTTTCAAGGTTTATTTGCCCCAGCAATGCCACAACTATACGCTTCTGCAAGAGAGTCAATTAATATCTCAAGCTCGCGAGATCGTGCAAAGTTTGCAAATACTGTGTTACGTTCCATGTTTTCATTAGGATTTTTATTTGGTCCGTTTATAGGGTCACAGTTAATTGAATTAAATGGATATACTGCATTATTTGGTGGAACGGTGGCTATTCTTCTATTCACCTTAGTTCTGCAAGTTTTTTTCTATCAGAATTTACCTGTTGAACACCAAATCTCATCACAACAACACGTGGAGAAATCAGCCCCCAATATGTTTAGGGATAAAGCGTTATTTATTCCATTTATCGCATTTATTCTCTTACATATTGGCCAATGGATGTATACGATGAATATGCCGTTGTTCGTTACAAATTATCTAAAAGAACGTGATAGTTATGTAGGGTATTTAGCTAGTTTATGTGCTGGTCTTGAAGTACCTTTCATGGTTATATTAGGTATTTTATCAGCTAAACTTCCAACACGAACGTTACTTCTAATTGGTTCCATCTTCGGTGGAGCATTTTATTTTAGTATCGGTGTATTTAAGAACTTTTATATGATGTTAGCAGGTCAAGTTTTCCTAGCTATTTTCTTAGCTATACTTTTAGGATTGGGTATTAGTTACTTTCAAGATATTTTACCTGATTTCCCGGGTTATGCCTCTACATTATTTGCCAATGCAATGGTTATAGGTCAATTATGTGGAAATTTATTAGGTGGTGTTATGAGCCATTGGGTTGGTTTGGAAAATGTCTTTTTTGTATCAGCGACATCAATTCTAGTTGGTATGATACTTATTTTCTTTACAAAAGATCAAATAATAACCGAAGAAGATATGGAGTAG
- a CDS encoding YaiI/YqxD family protein: MVKVIIDGDACPVVNSVIELTKGTGIFVTVLRSFSHFSHQIQPEHLKTVYVDDGPDAVDYKIVQLAKKEDIVITQDYGLASLLIDKVHIVMHHKGSIYRADNIQALLDQRYLNAQIRKQGGRHKGPPPFTKNDRLKFEQAFTNVIKQL, encoded by the coding sequence ATGGTCAAAGTAATCATAGACGGAGATGCTTGTCCTGTTGTTAATTCAGTGATTGAATTAACTAAAGGGACAGGCATTTTTGTTACGGTGTTAAGAAGTTTCAGTCACTTTTCTCATCAAATTCAGCCCGAGCATCTAAAAACTGTGTATGTTGACGATGGTCCAGATGCTGTCGATTATAAAATTGTACAATTAGCAAAAAAGGAAGATATTGTAATTACTCAAGATTACGGTTTAGCTAGTTTACTTATAGACAAAGTACATATTGTAATGCATCATAAAGGAAGTATATACCGTGCTGATAATATTCAAGCTTTATTAGACCAACGTTATCTTAATGCACAAATTAGAAAGCAAGGTGGCCGACATAAAGGTCCCCCACCTTTTACTAAGAATGACAGATTAAAATTTGAACAAGCATTTACGAATGTGATTAAACAACTTTAG
- the mgrA gene encoding HTH-type transcriptional regulator MgrA: protein MSDQHNLKEQLCFSLYNAQRQVNRYYSNKVFKKYNLTYPQFLVLTILWDESPVNVKKVVTELALDTGTVSPLLKRMEQVDLIKRERSEVDQREVFIHLTDKSETIRPELSTASEKVATASSLSKEEVKELNRLLGKVIDAFTETKE from the coding sequence ATGTCTGATCAACATAATTTAAAAGAGCAGCTATGCTTTAGTTTGTACAATGCTCAAAGACAAGTTAATCGCTACTACTCTAACAAAGTCTTTAAAAAGTACAACCTAACTTACCCACAATTTCTTGTATTAACGATTTTATGGGATGAGTCACCTGTTAATGTCAAAAAAGTCGTTACAGAATTAGCACTAGATACAGGTACTGTATCACCATTACTTAAACGAATGGAACAAGTTGATTTAATTAAACGCGAACGTTCTGAAGTGGATCAACGTGAAGTATTTATTCACTTAACAGACAAAAGCGAAACAATTAGACCTGAATTAAGCACAGCATCGGAGAAAGTTGCAACAGCTTCATCTTTATCTAAAGAAGAAGTTAAAGAACTGAATCGCTTATTAGGTAAAGTCATCGATGCATTTACTGAAACGAAAGAATAA
- a CDS encoding ABC transporter ATP-binding protein/permease — protein sequence MKKLTNLVFKYKIYPALMFIMSVFLSITVVIQNVSIAKLLNHMLYHHKQSLIGLFILIFVILIARATFNMLNQRIGDRMATRVKYDLRQQVINKNSTRSVGEQINILTESIDGIAPFFQSYLPQVFKSMMIPVAIIVAMCYVHLSTALIMMVTAPFIPMFYIIFGLKTRDESKDQMTYLNQFSQRFLNIAKGLITLKLLNQTKNTEAHLYEDSTKFRDLTMKILKSAFLSGLMLEFISMLGIGLVALEAALSLVVFNKINFITAAIAIILAPEFYNAIKDLGQAFHTGKQSEGSSDVVFEFLDSENKPTHSNPTINTYQNPQIKVKELSYQYPNNEQDALTHINMVVYSGDKIAIVGPSGAGKTTLAHILSQAKTPTKGSISFNKEATRIGFLSQNPYIFTDSIKNNIAMYNSEVSDKTIIQVLEEIGLKDKVLSLKNGIHTQIGEGGEMLSGGQMRRIELCRLLLMNPELVIFDEPAIGLDIETERTIQNVIQNHFRDTTMIIIAHRDSTINKAKRRIYLENGRLIKDDMTISVSRNEVNQ from the coding sequence GTGAAAAAACTAACAAATTTAGTGTTTAAATATAAAATATATCCCGCTCTCATGTTTATCATGAGCGTTTTTTTATCTATAACAGTAGTTATACAAAATGTTTCTATCGCCAAATTACTCAATCACATGTTGTATCATCATAAACAATCACTTATAGGACTTTTTATATTGATTTTCGTGATTCTTATTGCACGTGCAACTTTCAACATGTTGAACCAACGCATAGGTGATCGCATGGCTACTAGAGTGAAATATGATTTAAGACAACAAGTGATTAATAAGAATAGTACACGCTCAGTTGGAGAACAAATAAATATTTTAACCGAAAGTATTGATGGTATCGCACCATTCTTTCAAAGTTATTTACCACAAGTATTTAAGTCAATGATGATTCCAGTCGCGATTATCGTCGCTATGTGTTATGTACACTTATCAACTGCGTTAATTATGATGGTTACTGCTCCATTTATTCCTATGTTTTATATCATTTTTGGTCTGAAAACAAGAGATGAATCAAAGGATCAAATGACATATTTAAATCAATTTAGCCAAAGGTTTTTGAATATTGCTAAAGGTTTGATTACGCTCAAATTACTCAATCAAACTAAGAATACTGAAGCACATCTCTATGAAGATAGCACTAAATTTAGAGACTTAACTATGAAAATTTTAAAAAGCGCGTTCTTATCAGGATTAATGCTTGAATTTATTAGCATGTTAGGTATTGGTCTGGTCGCGCTAGAAGCGGCTCTAAGTCTAGTCGTATTTAATAAGATCAACTTCATTACTGCGGCTATTGCTATCATTCTTGCTCCGGAATTTTATAATGCTATTAAAGATTTAGGACAAGCATTCCATACTGGTAAACAAAGTGAGGGTTCAAGTGATGTTGTTTTTGAGTTCTTAGACTCTGAAAATAAACCCACACACTCTAATCCAACTATAAACACTTATCAAAATCCACAAATCAAAGTAAAAGAGTTATCATACCAATACCCAAATAACGAACAGGACGCTCTTACTCATATTAATATGGTTGTATACTCAGGCGATAAAATTGCAATTGTCGGCCCAAGTGGTGCGGGTAAAACTACGTTAGCTCATATTTTAAGCCAAGCTAAAACGCCTACAAAAGGAAGTATATCCTTTAACAAGGAAGCCACACGTATTGGATTTCTAAGTCAAAATCCTTATATTTTTACAGATTCAATTAAAAATAATATAGCGATGTATAATAGTGAGGTTTCTGATAAAACTATCATTCAAGTTTTAGAAGAGATCGGTCTAAAAGATAAAGTGTTATCTCTTAAAAATGGTATTCATACACAAATTGGAGAAGGTGGCGAAATGTTGTCTGGGGGCCAAATGAGACGAATTGAGTTGTGTCGGTTATTACTAATGAATCCTGAGTTAGTGATATTTGATGAACCGGCAATTGGTCTAGACATTGAAACAGAACGTACAATCCAAAATGTAATTCAAAATCATTTTAGAGATACTACGATGATCATTATTGCTCATCGTGATTCAACAATTAATAAAGCTAAACGTCGTATTTATCTAGAAAATGGCCGTCTAATAAAAGATGATATGACGATATCAGTATCGCGAAATGAGGTGAATCAATAG